From a region of the Hypanus sabinus isolate sHypSab1 chromosome 2, sHypSab1.hap1, whole genome shotgun sequence genome:
- the LOC132404977 gene encoding uncharacterized protein DDB_G0292642-like: protein MTTVQEQGEKRYDQSDRTLKFVKGKDEITGDYDPNVLRAEMSCKHAVDPNSLTAWCRSLLDQGQYKFHCPAVKADGQKCRQEWPYHEVRKLAVLTREEQLHFEETVAVLAAAEYCEYKSCPGCGTFVERSDLSNLSVRCTICTAEKGNVYEFCWQCLKPWKGRGPRSDRCDNEGCTNVELDTLRTCPLVRLLDTVVKNCPSIRACPTCGKLLEHNQTGCKNITCCRCQVEFCFACLELTKVCQARKPGSWFNVCAKGIAPKQTSIPTWNRHGSQ from the exons ATGACAACTGTACAAGAACAGGGAGAGAAACGTTACGACCAAAGTGATCGCACTCTAAAGTTtgtgaaaggaaaagatgaaatcacag GAGACTATGATCCCAATGTTTTACGGGCAGAAATGTCCTGCAAACACGCAGTAGATCCAAACTCTCTGACTGCATGGTGTCGAAGCCTTCTGGATCAG GGTCAGTACAAATTCCACTGCCCAGCGGTGAAAGCTGATGGACAGAAATGCAGACAGGAATGGCCCTACCATGAAGTTCGCAAGCTGGCAGTACTGACCAGAGAGGAGCAGCTGCATTTTGAGGAAACAGTTGCTGTACTGGCTGCAGCTGAGTACTGTGAATACAAATCA TGTCCTGGATGTGGAACATTTGTTGAACGCTCAGACCTGAGTAACTTGAGTGTCCGCTGCACTATCTGTACTGCAGAAAAGGGGAATGTTTACGAGTTCTGTTGGCAGTGCCTGAAACCGTGGAAGGGACGTGGCCCACGTTCTGACCGATGTGATAATGAAGGGTGCACCAATGTAGAACTGGACACACTACGCACTTGCCCATTAGTCAGACTCTTAGATACTGTAGTGAAGAATTGCCCTTCCATTCGAGCCTGCCCAACATGTGGTAAGCTGCTCGAACACAACCAAACGGGATGTAAAAATATTACTTGTTGCAGGTGCCAAGTTGAATTTTGCTTTGCCTGTCTAGAGCTGACGAAAGTATGCCAGGCAAGAAAACCAGGATCATGGTTTAATGTCTGTGCTAAAGGAATTGCACCAAAGCAAACTTCAATCCCGACATGGAATCGACATGGTTCTCAATAA